In Priestia aryabhattai, the DNA window CCTGCAGCCGGTATATCCACTTCGTCATTTGCATATAATTTACGTCCGCGGCGCTCTTCTAGCTCCCCGTTCACATATACTTCGTGCTCACTTAAAAACCATTTTACCATTCCACCTGTTTGAATGACGTCTGCTAGTTTTAAAAACTGGCCAAGCGTAATGTATTCAGTTGAAATTTTAACCTCTGTTTTCATGCGACTCTCTCACTTTCTAATGATGTATCTCTATTTTACTAAATAATTCTCCTTGAGAAAA includes these proteins:
- the yaaA gene encoding S4 domain-containing protein YaaA, translating into MKTEVKISTEYITLGQFLKLADVIQTGGMVKWFLSEHEVYVNGELEERRGRKLYANDEVDIPAAGSFVVIT